One region of Yersinia bercovieri ATCC 43970 genomic DNA includes:
- the sgrR gene encoding HTH-type transcriptional regulator SgrR, with the protein MSASRLQQQFIRLWQRFNGQPTETTLQELAEVLCCSRRHVRSLLGSMQHEGWLSWQAEAGRGKRSQLTFLYSGLALQQQRADELLEQDNIDQLVQLVGDKKAVRQMLLSQLGRSFRQGKHILRVLYYRPLPNLLPGTALRRSETHMVRQIFNGLTRINEENGELEPDLSHHWQAISPLHWRFYLRPAIHFHHGRELAMEDVITSLTRLIPQPLFSHITAVRSPTPYVIDVHLNSPDHWLPWLLGSVHAMILPQEWESQPDFPRHPIGTGPYSVIRNHRSQLKIQAFDNYFGFRALIDEVNIWVLPELSEELVYSGVQLQADDTSKNELESRLEEGCYFLLFDQRSRQTSHPEIRRWLCRLLTPVALLSHADPFYQRYWSPAYGMLPRWHHNRLTTLEPKPEGLSELTLTFYSEHSEFDAISQTLTTLLAAHGVKLVIQAVDYVSWYQGDAQSDIWLGSANFYLPLEFSLFATLYELPLLQHCLDDELHHDVGSWRNNSLPMADWSQRLVSQNQFHPLFHHWLELYGQHSMRGVRMNTLGWFDFKSAWFTPPEV; encoded by the coding sequence ATGTCCGCCTCACGTTTGCAACAGCAATTTATTCGCCTCTGGCAACGGTTTAATGGTCAGCCAACGGAAACCACCTTACAGGAGCTGGCCGAGGTGCTCTGCTGCTCACGTCGCCATGTCCGATCCTTGCTGGGCAGTATGCAGCATGAGGGCTGGCTGAGTTGGCAAGCGGAAGCGGGGCGTGGTAAGCGCTCACAATTGACCTTCCTCTACTCCGGGCTGGCACTGCAACAGCAGCGGGCCGACGAGTTGCTGGAGCAGGACAATATTGATCAGCTGGTACAGTTGGTGGGGGATAAAAAAGCGGTACGCCAAATGCTGCTATCCCAGTTGGGGCGCAGTTTCCGTCAGGGAAAACATATTTTGCGCGTACTCTATTATCGCCCGCTCCCCAATCTACTCCCGGGCACCGCCCTGCGCCGCTCAGAAACCCACATGGTTCGGCAGATTTTTAATGGCCTGACGCGAATAAATGAGGAAAATGGGGAACTCGAGCCAGATTTGTCTCACCACTGGCAAGCCATCAGCCCACTGCATTGGCGCTTTTATTTACGCCCCGCCATCCATTTCCATCATGGCCGTGAACTGGCAATGGAGGATGTCATCACCAGCCTGACCCGTCTGATCCCACAACCGCTGTTCTCGCATATCACGGCGGTGCGCTCGCCGACCCCCTATGTCATTGATGTGCATCTCAACAGCCCGGATCACTGGTTACCCTGGCTGTTGGGCAGTGTACACGCCATGATTTTGCCGCAGGAGTGGGAAAGTCAGCCCGACTTCCCGCGCCACCCTATCGGCACTGGCCCCTATTCAGTGATCCGCAATCATCGTAGCCAATTGAAAATTCAGGCGTTTGATAACTATTTTGGGTTCCGCGCATTGATTGATGAGGTGAATATCTGGGTACTACCGGAGCTGTCCGAGGAGCTGGTCTACTCCGGTGTGCAACTACAAGCGGATGACACCAGTAAAAATGAGCTGGAGAGTCGGTTGGAGGAGGGCTGCTACTTTTTACTGTTTGATCAGCGCTCCCGCCAAACCAGTCATCCCGAGATCCGCCGCTGGCTCTGTAGGCTTCTCACCCCTGTCGCCCTACTCAGCCATGCAGACCCCTTTTATCAGCGCTACTGGTCACCGGCTTACGGCATGTTGCCGCGCTGGCACCACAACCGGCTAACCACACTGGAACCCAAGCCGGAGGGGTTGAGCGAACTGACGCTCACCTTTTACAGCGAGCACTCCGAGTTTGATGCCATCAGCCAGACACTGACCACCCTGCTGGCCGCCCATGGCGTCAAGCTGGTGATTCAGGCGGTGGATTATGTCAGTTGGTATCAAGGCGACGCGCAGAGCGATATCTGGCTCGGCAGCGCCAACTTCTACCTGCCGCTGGAGTTCTCTCTATTTGCCACCCTGTATGAGCTACCGCTGCTGCAACACTGCCTCGACGATGAGCTGCATCACGACGTGGGATCATGGCGCAATAATAGCCTGCCGATGGCGGACTGGAGCCAACGATTAGTCAGCCAAAATCAATTCCACCCGCTGTTCCATCACTGGCTAGAATTATATGGGCAGCACAGTATGCGCGGCGTGCGCATGAACACCCTCGGCTGGTTTGACTTCAAATCAGCCTGGTTTACCCCACCTGAGGTATAA
- a CDS encoding glycyl-radical enzyme activating protein codes for MIFNVQRYSTHDGPGIRSVVFLKGCSLSCRWCQNPESRSPKPEVLFDPRLCLSGCDLCQQSCPQAIQRIDDQLVIQRQLLAVEDIQALTIRCPSGALTVCGRPIDLEATMETLLRDMPFYRRSGGGVTLSGGEPFMQPEVAAELLQRCYQLGIHTAVESCLHTPWRYIAPALPWLDLMLADLKHTDERRFQQWTGGSARRVMDNFCKLAAAGTAITVRVPLIPDFNADCDSVKGIVDFAADEIGVKEIHFLPYHTLGINKYSLLGEAYLAANSPLDAPDLLAFAESYARDKGLTAILRG; via the coding sequence ATGATTTTTAATGTGCAGCGCTATTCCACTCATGACGGCCCCGGCATTCGTAGTGTGGTATTCCTCAAAGGTTGCTCGCTGAGCTGCCGCTGGTGCCAAAACCCGGAGAGTCGTTCACCTAAACCTGAAGTGTTATTTGACCCGCGCCTGTGCCTATCTGGCTGTGATTTGTGCCAGCAGAGCTGCCCGCAGGCGATCCAACGTATTGATGATCAACTGGTTATTCAGCGTCAATTATTGGCGGTAGAGGATATTCAGGCGCTGACCATTCGTTGCCCCAGTGGTGCGCTGACGGTGTGTGGCCGCCCGATTGATCTTGAGGCGACGATGGAAACCTTGCTGCGTGACATGCCGTTTTATCGGCGCAGCGGCGGCGGGGTGACCCTATCAGGCGGCGAGCCTTTTATGCAGCCGGAGGTTGCTGCTGAACTATTGCAGCGCTGCTATCAACTGGGCATTCATACCGCGGTTGAATCTTGCTTACACACCCCGTGGCGCTATATCGCCCCGGCTTTGCCATGGCTTGATTTGATGCTGGCGGATCTCAAGCATACCGATGAGCGCCGTTTTCAGCAGTGGACTGGCGGTTCGGCCAGGCGGGTGATGGATAATTTTTGCAAGTTAGCCGCGGCAGGCACCGCTATTACGGTGCGGGTGCCGCTGATCCCCGACTTCAATGCAGATTGTGACTCGGTGAAAGGAATTGTCGATTTTGCCGCTGATGAGATTGGGGTGAAAGAGATCCATTTTTTGCCTTACCACACGCTGGGCATCAATAAATATTCGTTGCTAGGTGAAGCCTATCTGGCCGCCAATAGCCCTTTGGATGCTCCTGACCTGCTGGCCTTCGCGGAAAGTTATGCCCGTGACAAGGGCCTGACCGCAATTTTAAGAGGATGA
- a CDS encoding sugar efflux transporter yields the protein MKSALTFSRRINPVFLAFFVVAFLSGIAGALQAPTLSLFLSTEVKVRPLWVGLFYTVNAIAGITVSFILAKRSDSRGDRRKLIMVCYLMAVGNCLLFAFNRDYLTLITAGVLLASVANTAMPQIFALAREYADSSAREVVMFSSIMRAQLSLAWVIGPPLSFMLALNYGFTLMFSIAAGIFVLSALVVWFILPSVPRAEPVVDAPVVVQGSLFADKNVLLLFIASMLMWTCNTMYIIDMPLYITASLGLPERLAGLLMGTAAGLEIPIMLLAGYSVRYFGKRKIMLFAVLAGVLFYTGLVLFKFKTALMLLQIFNAIFIGIVAGIGMLYFQDLMPGRAGAATTLFTNSISTGVILAGVLQGGLTETWGHDSVYVMAMVLSILALIICARVREA from the coding sequence ATGAAATCTGCACTCACCTTTTCCCGTCGTATCAACCCGGTTTTTCTCGCTTTCTTTGTGGTGGCCTTTCTTTCTGGTATCGCTGGCGCGTTACAGGCTCCGACATTAAGCCTGTTTTTAAGCACCGAAGTGAAAGTTCGCCCACTCTGGGTTGGTCTGTTTTATACCGTGAATGCCATTGCCGGGATTACTGTCAGCTTTATTCTGGCAAAACGCTCCGATTCACGTGGTGATCGCCGCAAACTCATCATGGTCTGTTATCTGATGGCGGTGGGCAACTGCCTGCTATTCGCCTTTAACCGTGATTATCTGACATTAATTACCGCGGGTGTGTTGCTGGCGTCGGTCGCCAACACCGCCATGCCGCAGATATTTGCCCTCGCGCGTGAATATGCCGACAGTTCTGCGCGTGAAGTGGTGATGTTCAGCTCTATTATGCGTGCGCAGCTCTCATTGGCGTGGGTTATTGGGCCACCGCTGTCGTTTATGCTGGCACTGAATTATGGTTTTACCCTGATGTTCAGTATTGCCGCTGGTATCTTTGTGCTGAGTGCGTTAGTGGTGTGGTTTATTCTGCCGTCAGTGCCGCGCGCAGAGCCGGTGGTGGATGCGCCAGTGGTGGTGCAGGGCAGCTTGTTTGCCGATAAAAACGTGTTGCTGCTGTTTATTGCCTCAATGCTGATGTGGACTTGCAACACCATGTATATCATTGATATGCCACTGTATATCACCGCAAGCCTGGGTCTGCCTGAGCGCTTAGCGGGTTTGTTGATGGGCACTGCCGCCGGGCTTGAGATCCCCATCATGCTGCTGGCGGGCTATTCGGTTCGGTACTTTGGCAAGCGCAAAATCATGCTATTTGCCGTGCTGGCTGGCGTGCTGTTCTATACCGGATTGGTGCTGTTTAAATTCAAAACCGCGTTGATGTTGCTACAGATTTTCAATGCCATTTTTATCGGGATCGTCGCGGGTATCGGTATGCTCTATTTCCAGGATTTAATGCCGGGCAGGGCGGGGGCCGCTACCACGCTGTTTACTAACAGTATTTCAACCGGGGTGATTTTAGCGGGGGTGCTGCAAGGGGGATTGACCGAAACCTGGGGACATGATTCGGTATATGTGATGGCGATGGTGCTCTCCATTCTGGCGCTGATTATTTGCGCACGGGTGCGGGAAGCTTAG
- the leuA gene encoding 2-isopropylmalate synthase: MSQQVIIFDTTLRDGEQALQASLSVKEKLQIALALERMGVDIMEVGFPVSSPGDFESVRTIAQQVKNSRVCALARCVDKDIDVAAEALRIAEAFRIHVFLATSTLHIESKLKRSFDDVLAMAVHSVKRARNYTDDVEFSCEDAGRTPIDNLCRIVEAAITAGATTINIPDTVGYTTPYQFGGIITDLYERVPNIDKAIISVHCHDDLGMSVANSITAVQAGARQVEGTINGLGERAGNCSLEEVIMAIKVRHQMLGVHTNINHQEIYRTSQLVSKICNMPIPGNKAIVGSNAFAHSSGIHQDGVLKNRENYEIMTPESIGLKEVQLNLTSRSGRAAVKHRMEEMGYQDKDYNLDSLYDAFLKLADKKGQVFDYDLEALAFINKQQEEPEYYRLDYFSVQSGSSVMATASVKLVCGEEIKSEAATGNGPVDAVYQAINRITDYPIELVKYQLSAKGQGKDALGQVDIVVDHQGRRFHGVGLATDIVESSAKALVHVLNNIWRAHQVEIEKQRLQQNNQEMV; the protein is encoded by the coding sequence ATGAGCCAACAGGTCATTATTTTTGATACAACATTGCGCGACGGTGAACAAGCGTTGCAAGCCAGTCTGAGTGTTAAAGAGAAGCTGCAAATCGCGCTGGCACTGGAAAGAATGGGTGTCGATATAATGGAAGTCGGCTTCCCGGTCTCCTCTCCTGGCGATTTTGAGTCAGTACGTACTATCGCGCAGCAAGTGAAAAACAGCCGGGTTTGCGCCCTGGCGCGTTGCGTAGATAAAGATATTGATGTCGCGGCCGAAGCCTTGCGTATCGCCGAAGCTTTCCGCATCCACGTATTCTTAGCCACCTCCACCTTGCATATCGAATCCAAGTTAAAGCGCTCATTTGATGATGTGTTGGCGATGGCGGTGCACTCGGTGAAACGTGCCCGCAACTATACCGACGACGTAGAGTTCTCCTGTGAAGATGCGGGGCGCACCCCAATAGATAACTTGTGTCGTATTGTTGAAGCCGCAATTACGGCGGGTGCCACAACCATCAATATTCCGGATACCGTCGGTTACACCACCCCTTATCAGTTCGGCGGGATCATCACCGACTTGTATGAGCGCGTACCTAACATTGATAAAGCGATTATCTCAGTGCATTGCCACGATGATTTGGGGATGTCAGTGGCCAACTCCATCACCGCAGTGCAAGCGGGGGCGCGTCAGGTTGAGGGCACCATCAACGGCTTGGGCGAACGGGCGGGTAACTGCTCACTGGAAGAGGTGATCATGGCCATTAAGGTGCGCCATCAGATGTTGGGGGTGCATACCAATATCAATCATCAGGAAATTTACCGTACCAGCCAGTTGGTCAGCAAAATATGCAACATGCCTATTCCTGGTAACAAAGCCATTGTCGGCAGCAATGCTTTCGCCCACTCCTCCGGTATTCATCAGGATGGTGTGCTGAAAAACCGCGAAAACTACGAAATCATGACCCCTGAATCTATCGGCCTGAAAGAAGTGCAGTTGAACCTGACCTCTCGCTCTGGCCGTGCGGCGGTGAAACACCGTATGGAAGAGATGGGTTATCAGGATAAAGATTACAATTTGGACTCCTTGTACGATGCTTTCCTGAAACTGGCAGACAAAAAAGGCCAAGTCTTTGACTACGATTTGGAAGCCTTAGCCTTCATTAATAAGCAGCAGGAAGAGCCTGAATATTACCGTTTGGACTATTTCAGCGTCCAATCTGGCTCCAGTGTAATGGCGACTGCCTCCGTGAAATTGGTGTGTGGCGAAGAGATAAAATCCGAAGCCGCCACCGGTAACGGCCCCGTTGATGCGGTGTATCAGGCCATCAATCGTATTACCGACTATCCAATCGAGCTGGTGAAATATCAGTTGTCTGCCAAAGGTCAGGGTAAAGATGCACTGGGTCAGGTTGATATCGTGGTTGATCACCAAGGCCGCCGCTTCCATGGCGTGGGTTTGGCAACTGACATTGTTGAGTCATCCGCTAAGGCATTGGTACACGTATTAAATAACATCTGGCGCGCTCATCAGGTAGAGATCGAGAAGCAGCGCTTGCAACAAAATAATCAGGAAATGGTGTGA
- a CDS encoding formate C-acetyltransferase/glycerol dehydratase family glycyl radical enzyme gives MTTLDLVTLSERTKQHKNALIHIVKPPVCTERALHYTEAYQQHQDKPLPVRRALALAHHLQQRTVWIKNDELIIGNQASQLRAAPIFPEYTVGWIESEIDQLADRPGAGFSVSEADKAVLHQLCPWWRGQTVQDRCYGMFTDEQKALLATGIIKAEGNMTSGDAHLAVNFPLLLEKGLDGLRTKVASRRARLQLTDWSDLHKEQFLKAIDISLVALSEHIERYGAVAQQMAEIETRDWRRAELLAIAENCALIAHQPPQSFWQALQLCYFIQLILQIESNGHSVSFGRLDQYLYPWYRRDVELENSLSREHAIEMLHSCWLKLLEVNKIRSGSHSKASAGSPLYQNVTIGGQKLVQGRAIDAVNPLSYAVLESCGRLKSTQPNLSVRYHAGISDDFLDACVQVIRCGFGMPAFNNDEIVIPEFIKLGVEPQDAYDYAAIGCIETAVGGKWGYRCTGMSFINFARVMLAALEQGRDATSGQVFLPQEQGLSQGNFTDFAQVMAQWDQQIRYYTRKSIEIECVVDTVLEENAHDIVCSALVDDCIERGKSIKQGGARYDWVSGLQVGIANLGNSLAAVRKLVFEQQLIGQQQLATALTNDFAGLNGEQLRQHLINSAPKYGNDVDDVDQLLVRAYQTYIDELKQYHNTRFGRGPIGGTYYAGTSSISANVPFGAATMATPDGRKAHSPLAEGASPASGTDHLGPTAVFNSLSKLPTASILGGVLLNQKLNPSTLDNPRDREKLMMMLRTFFEEYLGWHVQYNIVSRETLVDAKQHPDRYRDLVVRVAGYSAFFTALSPDAQDDIIARTEHTL, from the coding sequence ATGACCACACTCGATTTGGTAACCTTAAGCGAACGGACAAAACAGCATAAAAACGCACTGATCCACATTGTTAAACCACCGGTATGTACCGAGCGGGCGCTGCATTATACCGAGGCTTATCAGCAGCATCAGGATAAACCCTTGCCAGTTCGCCGTGCGCTGGCGCTGGCTCACCATCTACAGCAGCGCACTGTTTGGATCAAAAACGATGAGCTGATTATCGGTAATCAGGCCAGCCAACTGCGAGCGGCACCGATTTTCCCTGAATACACCGTCGGTTGGATTGAAAGTGAAATTGACCAGCTGGCTGATCGCCCTGGGGCGGGCTTTTCGGTCAGTGAAGCAGACAAAGCGGTATTGCATCAGTTGTGCCCATGGTGGCGCGGTCAAACCGTGCAGGATCGCTGCTACGGTATGTTTACCGACGAACAAAAAGCGCTACTGGCGACCGGTATCATCAAGGCGGAAGGCAATATGACCTCCGGTGATGCCCATCTGGCGGTTAACTTCCCGCTGTTGCTGGAGAAGGGCTTGGATGGTCTACGCACCAAAGTCGCCAGTCGCCGCGCGCGTCTGCAACTGACCGACTGGAGTGATTTGCACAAAGAGCAATTTCTGAAAGCGATTGATATCTCGCTGGTGGCGCTGAGTGAACATATTGAGCGCTATGGGGCTGTGGCGCAGCAAATGGCGGAGATCGAGACGCGCGATTGGCGGCGTGCTGAGCTGCTGGCTATTGCCGAAAACTGCGCGCTGATTGCTCATCAACCGCCGCAGAGCTTCTGGCAAGCTTTGCAGCTGTGCTACTTCATTCAGCTAATTTTGCAAATTGAATCCAATGGTCACTCGGTCTCCTTTGGTCGCCTCGACCAGTATCTCTACCCATGGTATCGCCGCGATGTGGAGCTGGAAAATAGCCTGAGTCGCGAGCACGCGATTGAGATGCTGCATAGCTGCTGGCTGAAATTACTGGAAGTGAATAAAATCCGTTCCGGTTCGCACTCTAAGGCGTCGGCGGGTAGCCCGCTCTATCAAAACGTCACTATTGGTGGACAAAAACTGGTGCAGGGTAGGGCCATTGATGCCGTTAACCCGCTCTCTTATGCGGTGCTGGAGTCGTGCGGGCGCTTAAAATCAACCCAGCCAAACCTCAGTGTCCGCTACCATGCGGGGATCAGTGACGATTTCCTCGACGCCTGTGTGCAGGTCATTCGCTGCGGTTTTGGGATGCCGGCCTTTAATAATGACGAAATCGTTATTCCTGAGTTTATCAAGCTGGGCGTGGAGCCGCAGGATGCCTACGACTATGCAGCGATTGGCTGTATTGAGACTGCAGTCGGCGGCAAGTGGGGCTATCGCTGTACTGGCATGAGTTTTATCAACTTTGCTCGCGTGATGTTGGCGGCGCTGGAACAGGGGCGCGATGCCACATCAGGCCAGGTGTTCTTGCCGCAAGAGCAGGGGCTGTCGCAAGGCAACTTTACTGATTTCGCCCAAGTGATGGCGCAGTGGGATCAGCAGATCCGCTACTACACCCGTAAATCCATCGAAATCGAGTGTGTGGTAGATACCGTGCTGGAAGAGAACGCCCACGATATTGTCTGCTCGGCGCTGGTGGATGACTGTATTGAGCGCGGTAAAAGCATCAAGCAGGGGGGCGCCCGTTACGACTGGGTTTCTGGTCTGCAAGTGGGTATCGCCAATCTGGGCAACAGTCTGGCCGCGGTACGTAAACTGGTGTTCGAACAACAACTTATCGGCCAGCAACAGCTGGCAACGGCGCTCACCAATGACTTCGCCGGTCTGAACGGCGAGCAACTGCGCCAGCATCTGATTAATTCAGCCCCGAAATATGGCAATGACGTTGATGATGTTGACCAACTGCTGGTGCGGGCTTATCAGACCTACATTGATGAGCTGAAGCAGTATCACAATACCCGTTTTGGTCGCGGGCCTATTGGTGGCACCTATTACGCTGGCACATCATCCATCTCTGCCAATGTGCCATTTGGTGCGGCGACCATGGCAACACCGGATGGACGCAAGGCGCACAGCCCACTGGCGGAAGGAGCAAGTCCGGCCTCTGGCACTGACCATCTGGGGCCAACGGCGGTGTTTAACTCACTGTCAAAACTCCCCACCGCCTCGATTCTGGGCGGGGTGTTGCTGAATCAAAAGCTGAATCCGTCCACGTTGGATAACCCTCGCGATCGTGAAAAATTAATGATGATGTTGCGTACTTTCTTTGAGGAGTATCTGGGCTGGCACGTGCAGTACAACATTGTCTCCCGCGAGACATTAGTGGATGCCAAGCAGCATCCAGATCGTTACCGCGATTTGGTGGTTAGGGTGGCGGGCTACTCAGCTTTTTTCACCGCACTGTCGCCAGATGCGCAGGACGATATTATCGCCCGCACCGAGCATACCCTGTGA
- the leuD gene encoding 3-isopropylmalate dehydratase small subunit, with protein sequence MAKFTQHIGLVVPLDAANVDTDAIIPKQFLQKVTRTGFGQHLFNDWRFLDDAGKVPNPEFVLNQPRYQGATILLARENFGCGSSREHAPWALTDFGFHVVIAPSFADIFYGNSFNNQLLPVTLSEADIDTLFQLVKSNEGIQFVVDLEAQTVNAGGKSYAFEIDSFRRHCMINGLDSIGLTLQHESNISAYEKQQPEFLR encoded by the coding sequence ATGGCTAAATTTACTCAACACATTGGTTTGGTTGTACCCTTGGATGCGGCGAACGTCGATACCGACGCGATTATCCCAAAACAGTTTTTGCAGAAAGTCACTCGCACTGGTTTTGGTCAACACCTGTTTAACGACTGGCGTTTTCTCGACGATGCGGGCAAAGTGCCGAACCCTGAATTTGTACTGAACCAGCCCCGCTATCAAGGCGCGACCATTTTGTTGGCCCGCGAGAACTTCGGTTGCGGTTCATCGCGCGAACATGCGCCCTGGGCACTGACAGACTTCGGTTTCCACGTGGTGATTGCTCCGAGCTTTGCCGATATCTTTTACGGCAACTCATTTAACAACCAACTGTTACCGGTCACATTAAGCGAAGCCGATATTGATACGTTATTCCAGTTAGTTAAGAGCAATGAAGGCATTCAATTTGTTGTCGATCTGGAAGCGCAAACCGTAAATGCAGGTGGCAAAAGTTATGCTTTCGAAATCGATAGCTTCCGTCGCCACTGCATGATTAACGGCTTGGACAGTATTGGCCTGACCTTGCAGCACGAAAGTAATATTTCCGCATACGAAAAACAACAGCCAGAATTTCTGCGGTAA
- the leuC gene encoding 3-isopropylmalate dehydratase large subunit, with protein MSKTLYQKLYDAHIVHEAPNETPLLYIDRHLVHEVTSPQAFDGLRAMGRPVRQPGKTFATMDHNVSTQTKDINASGEMARIQMQELIKNCAEFGVSLYDLNHPFQGIVHVIGPEQGMTLPGMTIVCGDSHTATHGAFGSLAFGIGTSEVEHVLATQTLKQGRAKTMKIEVNGEVGAGITAKDIVLAIIGKTGSAGGTGHVVEFCGSAIEALSMEGRMTLCNMAIEMGAKAGLVAPDDTTFNYLKGRQFAPTGELWEQGVAYWRTLKSDAEAKFDTIVTLAAEDIAPQVTWGTNPGQVIAVNQIIPAPDSFSDPVERASAEKALAYMDLRPGIKLTDVAIDKVFIGSCTNSRIEDLRAAAAVAQGRKVASGVQAIVVPGSGPVKAQAEAEGLDKIFIEAGFEWRLPGCSMCLAMNNDRLEPGERCASTSNRNFEGRQGRGGRTHLVSPAMAAAAAVSGHFADVRDLTAATH; from the coding sequence ATGAGCAAAACCTTATATCAAAAACTGTACGATGCACACATCGTTCACGAAGCGCCCAATGAAACACCATTGCTCTATATCGATCGCCACTTAGTGCATGAAGTGACCTCACCGCAAGCTTTTGATGGCCTGCGAGCTATGGGGCGCCCGGTACGTCAACCGGGTAAAACCTTTGCCACTATGGACCACAACGTCTCAACCCAGACCAAAGATATCAATGCCAGCGGTGAAATGGCGCGCATTCAGATGCAAGAGTTGATTAAGAACTGTGCTGAGTTCGGCGTCTCCTTATATGATCTGAATCACCCGTTTCAGGGCATCGTACATGTGATTGGCCCTGAGCAGGGCATGACCTTACCGGGCATGACCATTGTGTGTGGCGACTCTCATACCGCCACCCATGGCGCATTTGGCTCATTGGCCTTTGGGATCGGCACCTCAGAAGTTGAGCATGTGCTGGCGACCCAAACCCTGAAACAGGGCCGTGCCAAAACCATGAAAATTGAAGTCAATGGTGAGGTTGGCGCGGGGATCACCGCCAAAGATATCGTGTTGGCGATTATCGGCAAAACCGGCAGCGCGGGCGGTACAGGCCATGTGGTGGAGTTCTGCGGCAGCGCGATTGAAGCGCTGAGCATGGAGGGCCGCATGACATTGTGCAACATGGCTATCGAAATGGGCGCAAAAGCTGGGTTAGTGGCACCGGATGACACCACCTTCAACTATCTGAAAGGGCGTCAGTTTGCCCCGACTGGCGAACTGTGGGAGCAAGGCGTGGCTTACTGGCGCACCTTGAAATCTGATGCGGAGGCCAAATTCGATACCATCGTCACCTTAGCGGCAGAGGATATCGCACCACAAGTCACCTGGGGCACCAATCCGGGCCAGGTGATTGCGGTGAACCAAATCATTCCGGCACCGGACTCCTTCAGTGATCCGGTTGAGCGCGCCTCGGCAGAAAAAGCCTTGGCTTATATGGATTTGCGCCCTGGCATCAAGTTGACCGACGTGGCGATTGATAAAGTCTTTATCGGCTCTTGCACCAACTCGCGCATTGAGGATTTACGTGCCGCCGCCGCCGTCGCGCAAGGGCGTAAAGTCGCCAGCGGTGTACAGGCTATCGTGGTTCCTGGCTCCGGCCCGGTGAAAGCTCAGGCAGAAGCTGAGGGGCTGGATAAGATCTTTATCGAAGCCGGTTTCGAGTGGCGCTTACCCGGCTGCTCAATGTGTCTGGCGATGAACAATGACCGCCTGGAGCCAGGTGAGCGCTGCGCCTCCACCAGCAACCGTAACTTTGAAGGCCGTCAGGGCCGTGGTGGCCGCACCCATTTGGTTAGCCCGGCGATGGCCGCCGCCGCCGCCGTCAGTGGTCACTTTGCTGATGTCCGCGACTTAACCGCCGCTACCCACTAA
- the leuB gene encoding 3-isopropylmalate dehydrogenase — protein sequence MTKTYHIAVLPGDGIGPEVMAQASKVLDAVRQRFGIKISTSVYDVGGAAIDRHGSPLPPATVSGCEQADAILFGSVGGPKWEHLPPAEQPERGALLPLRKHFKLFSNLRPARLYQGLEDFCPLRSDIAARGFDILCVRELTGGIYFGQPKGREGQGQYERAFDTEVYHRFEIERIARIAFESARKRRGKVTSIDKANVLQSSILWREVVNTIAADYPDVALSHMYIDNATMQLIKDPSQFDVLLCSNLFGDILSDECAMITGSMGMLPSASLNEQGFGLYEPAGGSAPDIAGKNIANPIAQILSLTLLLRFSLGKDDAADAIERAINQALEQGYRTADLAGDGKAIGTNEMGDIIAKFVAEGV from the coding sequence ATGACGAAGACTTATCATATTGCCGTTTTACCCGGAGACGGTATTGGCCCTGAAGTAATGGCTCAGGCAAGTAAAGTGTTGGATGCGGTGCGCCAGCGCTTTGGTATCAAGATTTCAACCAGCGTTTATGATGTGGGTGGTGCGGCCATCGACCGCCACGGTAGCCCATTGCCACCAGCAACCGTCAGCGGTTGCGAGCAGGCAGACGCGATTTTATTCGGCTCAGTGGGCGGCCCCAAGTGGGAACATTTGCCACCGGCGGAACAACCGGAGCGCGGTGCCTTACTGCCATTGCGCAAACACTTTAAATTATTCAGTAACTTGCGCCCTGCGCGTTTATATCAGGGATTGGAAGATTTCTGCCCGCTGCGCAGTGATATTGCCGCCAGAGGCTTCGACATTCTGTGTGTGCGTGAATTAACCGGCGGTATCTATTTCGGTCAACCAAAAGGCCGTGAGGGCCAAGGCCAGTATGAACGTGCATTTGATACCGAAGTGTATCACCGCTTCGAAATTGAACGTATTGCCCGCATCGCCTTTGAATCTGCCCGCAAGCGCCGTGGCAAAGTGACATCCATTGATAAAGCCAATGTGTTGCAAAGTTCTATTTTGTGGCGAGAAGTGGTCAATACCATTGCGGCGGACTACCCGGATGTCGCGTTGTCCCATATGTATATTGATAACGCCACCATGCAGTTAATCAAGGACCCATCCCAGTTTGACGTGTTGCTGTGCTCTAACTTATTTGGCGATATTTTGTCTGACGAGTGCGCCATGATCACCGGCTCAATGGGCATGTTGCCATCCGCCAGCTTGAACGAACAAGGTTTTGGCTTATATGAACCCGCAGGTGGTTCGGCACCGGATATCGCCGGTAAAAATATCGCCAACCCCATCGCCCAGATCTTGTCATTAACCCTGCTGTTGCGCTTTAGCTTAGGCAAAGATGACGCCGCAGATGCCATTGAGCGCGCCATCAATCAGGCATTGGAACAGGGCTATCGCACTGCGGATTTAGCCGGTGATGGCAAAGCCATTGGCACCAACGAAATGGGCGATATCATCGCTAAATTCGTGGCGGAGGGGGTTTAA